Sequence from the Fibrobacter sp. UWR2 genome:
TACTACCGGCGGTACCCTGGTTTGCAAGGGCGACCCGGCCCTGAACCGTATCACCAAGTACATCGCCCAGATGCCTTGCTCTGACTTTAAGGCCAGCACCGTGTACATCCGCGTCAAGGATGGCAAGGGCTACAAGGTCTTCTCTCCGTTCGTCGTTCCCACCCTCACCAAGATGGACAAGTGGGAATGCCACGTGGGTCTCTCTTACATGCGCTGGATTGCTGAATGCTGCGGCCTGCGCACCCAGGTGACGATTTTCGTCCCGACGGGCTCCAACACTCTCCTCCAGGACATCCAGGTCACCAACCTCGGTGGTGCCGCCAAGGAAGTGGATATTATCCCGGTTTATGAATTCAGCCACTTCGAAGCCGAAAAGCAGCTCACGAACGCCGACTGGGTCCCGCAGACCATGACCCTCAAGGGCCACTGGGAAAAGGACGGCCATGTGGTGCTCGAACAGTATGCCTACATGAAGCGTGACTTCGCCGTGAACTACGTGACCGCCAACTGCAAGGTCGGTAGCTTCGACGGTGACCGTCGCGTGTTCCTCGGCGCCAACGAAATGGGCTCCTGGGCTGCTCCGCTCAGCCTCGGCAACAAGGAACTTTCTAACAGTGAATGCGACCGTGGCGACAACATCGCCGCCCTCATGATCCACGCTGGCAAGATTGCTGCGAAGAAGACCTTCCGCACCTGCACCCAGCTCGGTCAGGAACAGAGCCTCAAGGTCGCTGCCAAGGCTATCAAGAAGTACCGCGACTTGAAGAACGTCGACAAGGCTTTCGACGAACTCGCCAAGTTCTGGGAAAACTACCTCGCCACTATCCAGGTGCAGACTCCGGATGCTGCGTTCAACTCCATGGTGAACGTCCACAACCCGCGTCAGTGCCACACCACCAAGAACTGGAGCCGCTACCTGTCCCTGTACCAGCTGGGCTACGGCACCAGCCGCGGTATCGGTTACCGTGACTCCAGCCAGGACCTGATGGGCGTGATGAGCCACATGCCGGAAGAAGCATTGGAACTCGCCTTGAACCTGCTCTCCGTGCAGCGCCCCGAAGGTAACGCCATGCACCAGTACGCTCCGCTCGCCCTCGCCGAAGACAACGGCAACGAAGCGAACGCCGGTGACTCCCGCGAAAAGAAGGGTGTGCTCGACGAGAAGGGCCAGCCGGCTTACGCAGACTGGTACGGCGATGACCACCTCTGGATCGTCCTCACGATTGCAAACTACCTCAAGGAAACCGGCAAGATGGACCTCCTCAAGAAGGAAGTCACCTTCTACGAAGCCGGCAAGAAGCGCGCCCAGCGTGAAAAGGGCACTGTGCTCGAACACCTCAAGCGCTCCCTCAACTTTACCCGTACTCACCTCGGTAAGCATGGTTTGCCGCTCCTCGGCTTTGCCGACTGGAACGACTGCATGAACCTGCCGCTCGGTGCAGAATCCTCCTTCAACACCGGCCTCTACGCCAAGGCACTTCTCGAGATGATGGACATCTGCGAAGCTCTTGGCGACAAGAAGTCTATTGAAATGTACAAGGGCTGGTACGAAGACGTGAAGAAGGCCTTCAACGACTCTGCCTGGGACGGCAAATGGTGGGTCCGCTGGTTCGACAAGCAGGGCAACGCCTACGGCACCAACAAGGCCAAGTACGGCAAGATTTACTGCAATAGCCAGTCCTGGTCCGTGATTTCCGGTATCGCTACCGGCGACCGCGCCGTGCAGGGCATGGACAGCCTGAACAAGCTCCTCAACACCGCTAACGGCGTGAAGAGCTCTACTCCGGGCTACCGCGGCTTCGACCCGAACGTGGGTGGCATCTCCACTTATCCTCCTGGAGCCAAGGAAAACGGCGGTATCTTCCTCCACACGAACCCGTGGGTGATGATTGCCGAAACCATCCTCGGCCGTGGCGACAAGGCCTTCCAGTATTATAGCCAAATTAACCCGGCTGCCAAGAACACCAAGCTCGACGAGTTCGAATCTGAACCGTATTGCTACCCGCAGAACATCCTCGGTGACGAACACAAGCAGTTCGGTATGGGCCGTAACGCATGGCTCTCCGGTACCAGCTCCTGGACCTACCAGGCCGCTACGCAGTTCATCATCGGTGTCCGCGCCAGCTTCAAGGGCCTCATCGTGAACCCCTGCATCCCGAGCACTTGGGATGGCTTCAAGGTGACCCGCAAGTTCCGCGGCGCTACCTACGAAATCGAAGTGAAGAACCCGAAGCACGTGTGCAAGGGTGTCGCCGAGATGATCGTCGATGGCAAGAAGATTGATGCGGATGTGGCTCCGATCTTCACGAAGGGTGTCCACAAGGTCGTCGTCACCCTCGGTTAATTTGAATTATAACCGTCGTGATACGGCGTTGTTCGCCCCCTCACGTATTATTTATACGCTACGGGGGCTCGCGCCTTGTCTCACTCGGTTCTAATCCAAATTGGGATTTTTGGTCTGCTTCTAACGAAGCGGACTTTTTTTGTTTGGCTCTCTGCGTTTTTCGGAAGAGGTTTGTCATCCCCGCGTAGGCGGGGATCTTCC
This genomic interval carries:
- a CDS encoding GH36-type glycosyl hydrolase domain-containing protein, which translates into the protein MATKQTKKSAPKAAKKVAAKAAAKYGYFDDAKKEYVLTTPATPIKWCNYVGTLNFGGIVDTTGGTLVCKGDPALNRITKYIAQMPCSDFKASTVYIRVKDGKGYKVFSPFVVPTLTKMDKWECHVGLSYMRWIAECCGLRTQVTIFVPTGSNTLLQDIQVTNLGGAAKEVDIIPVYEFSHFEAEKQLTNADWVPQTMTLKGHWEKDGHVVLEQYAYMKRDFAVNYVTANCKVGSFDGDRRVFLGANEMGSWAAPLSLGNKELSNSECDRGDNIAALMIHAGKIAAKKTFRTCTQLGQEQSLKVAAKAIKKYRDLKNVDKAFDELAKFWENYLATIQVQTPDAAFNSMVNVHNPRQCHTTKNWSRYLSLYQLGYGTSRGIGYRDSSQDLMGVMSHMPEEALELALNLLSVQRPEGNAMHQYAPLALAEDNGNEANAGDSREKKGVLDEKGQPAYADWYGDDHLWIVLTIANYLKETGKMDLLKKEVTFYEAGKKRAQREKGTVLEHLKRSLNFTRTHLGKHGLPLLGFADWNDCMNLPLGAESSFNTGLYAKALLEMMDICEALGDKKSIEMYKGWYEDVKKAFNDSAWDGKWWVRWFDKQGNAYGTNKAKYGKIYCNSQSWSVISGIATGDRAVQGMDSLNKLLNTANGVKSSTPGYRGFDPNVGGISTYPPGAKENGGIFLHTNPWVMIAETILGRGDKAFQYYSQINPAAKNTKLDEFESEPYCYPQNILGDEHKQFGMGRNAWLSGTSSWTYQAATQFIIGVRASFKGLIVNPCIPSTWDGFKVTRKFRGATYEIEVKNPKHVCKGVAEMIVDGKKIDADVAPIFTKGVHKVVVTLG